One genomic window of Bacillus mycoides includes the following:
- a CDS encoding M15 family metallopeptidase — protein MVLAMGWSLAACSGKQTSQETTNNNDKNKNEINANKKDVLPISDLNDWRIILVNREHMLSKELGIELTSITQNAKPNMKIDSRIATSYQDMVTAAKKEGINLYLRSGYRAIKLQQTYYDASVKSYKSQGLSDKEASDKALEYLQYPGASEHHTGLALDIISVEWQNTVEDLNAKFETTDAFKWLDKNAAEYGFILRYPKDKENITGIKYEPWHYRYVGKEVAIYLKENGLTLEEYSEKIKSGK, from the coding sequence TTGGTATTGGCAATGGGATGGAGTCTTGCTGCTTGTAGTGGAAAGCAAACATCTCAGGAAACTACTAATAATAACGATAAAAATAAAAATGAGATAAATGCGAATAAAAAAGATGTTTTACCTATCTCTGATCTTAATGATTGGAGAATCATTCTTGTAAATAGAGAGCATATGTTATCAAAGGAACTAGGAATTGAATTAACAAGTATCACTCAAAATGCTAAGCCAAATATGAAAATCGATAGCAGAATTGCAACTTCCTATCAGGATATGGTAACAGCTGCAAAAAAAGAGGGAATCAACCTTTATTTAAGATCAGGTTATCGAGCTATAAAATTACAACAAACTTATTATGATGCTTCAGTTAAAAGCTATAAATCTCAGGGTTTGTCGGATAAAGAGGCTAGTGATAAGGCATTGGAATATCTTCAGTATCCTGGTGCAAGCGAACATCACACTGGATTAGCATTAGACATTATTTCAGTTGAATGGCAGAATACTGTAGAAGATTTAAATGCAAAATTTGAAACTACTGATGCATTCAAATGGTTAGATAAGAATGCCGCAGAGTATGGGTTTATTCTCCGCTATCCAAAAGATAAAGAGAATATTACTGGTATTAAGTATGAGCCATGGCATTATCGTTATGTAGGAAAAGAAGTTGCTATTTATCTAAAAGAAAATGGGTTAACTTTAGAAGAGTACAGCGAAAAAATTAAGTCTGGTAAATAA
- a CDS encoding CapA family protein, giving the protein MLHNLQRSKKFFLLCLIFLVLLTACGNTDVKTSKASLAPAQSNIDKSLKAPNWVDNSPIQQSPNFNEDKKVESVVNLIATGDNLYHDAVIKDGKQKDGSYDYHYIYENIKKAVQSSDLAIVNQETPIAGNNLKVQGYPTFNTPEEVGQSLVDTGFNIVTQATNHAMDMGINGVMNTREYWKKYPDVIPLGINESQNERNEIKTITKNGIRFALLNYTYGTNGIKVAADKSWALNLIDKKAIQNDVEKAKNSSDMVIVMVHWGVEYTTTPSKQQKEVAQYLTDLGVDVVIGNHPHVIQPVEWKQNKDGHETLIYYSLGNLISAQEKLETLVGGLSYIQFVKYEDKTFGIRQAALVPTVTDYADGKKQFKIQFLKDYSDEDSKNHGIKKFVGPVSLKDFKEIPRDVLGNWYKD; this is encoded by the coding sequence ATGTTACATAATTTACAGAGAAGTAAAAAGTTTTTTTTATTATGTCTTATTTTTTTAGTGCTTTTAACCGCTTGCGGTAATACAGATGTTAAGACATCTAAAGCTTCATTAGCACCTGCTCAATCAAATATAGATAAATCATTAAAAGCACCAAATTGGGTAGACAATAGTCCTATTCAACAGTCTCCTAATTTTAATGAAGATAAAAAAGTAGAATCGGTTGTGAATTTAATAGCAACGGGTGATAATTTATATCATGATGCAGTAATTAAAGATGGCAAACAAAAAGACGGTTCATATGATTATCACTATATTTATGAAAATATAAAAAAAGCTGTTCAATCAAGTGATCTTGCTATAGTGAATCAGGAGACTCCAATTGCAGGAAATAATCTAAAAGTACAGGGATATCCTACTTTCAATACACCTGAAGAAGTAGGTCAATCTTTAGTGGACACTGGATTCAATATAGTGACTCAAGCGACAAATCATGCTATGGATATGGGTATTAATGGTGTTATGAATACAAGAGAATACTGGAAGAAATATCCGGATGTTATCCCGTTAGGCATTAATGAGAGTCAAAATGAACGCAATGAAATAAAAACGATTACAAAAAATGGTATTCGTTTTGCGCTACTTAATTATACATACGGTACGAATGGAATTAAAGTTGCAGCTGATAAGTCTTGGGCATTAAATTTAATTGATAAAAAGGCGATCCAAAATGATGTGGAAAAGGCAAAGAATAGCTCTGATATGGTGATTGTTATGGTGCATTGGGGAGTAGAATATACCACTACACCTTCAAAGCAACAAAAAGAAGTTGCTCAATATTTAACAGATTTAGGTGTAGATGTAGTAATTGGAAATCATCCACATGTAATTCAACCAGTTGAGTGGAAACAAAATAAAGATGGACATGAAACGCTAATCTATTATTCTCTTGGAAATCTTATTTCTGCTCAAGAAAAATTAGAAACATTGGTTGGAGGACTATCTTATATACAATTCGTCAAGTATGAAGATAAAACTTTTGGTATACGACAAGCGGCACTCGTACCGACAGTAACCGACTATGCTGATGGTAAGAAACAATTTAAAATTCAATTTTTAAAAGATTATTCGGATGAAGATTCTAAAAATCATGGGATTAAAAAATTTGTCGGCCCCGTTTCTTTGAAGGATTTCAAGGAGATTCCTAGAGATGTGTTGGGAAATTGGTATAAAGACTAA
- a CDS encoding MFS transporter translates to MSMRFTFWIMAGIAAISGLSQGMLLPTIAMIFEQEGVSSSINGIHATALYIGILFISPFLEKPMQRFGMKPIIVIGVFLVIISLFFFTQTFSFWVWFILRFLVGVGDHMLHVGTQTWITTTTDPSKIGRQVSIYGVFCGIGFAIGPYLASTVQYGLATPFIVSTILCLIGWILLLPTKNAFPAQDETKTESESSFSRYKQVVGLAWIALIGPLAYGVLEAMLNSNLPVYALRKGWSVSDVSFLIPAFAIGGIITQIPLGILSDKYGRDRILTWTFSISTGIFLLAAVFDQYYWIVFACMLLAGMVIGSCFSLGLGFMTDLLPRHLLPAGNILSGIAFSLGSIMGPVLGGVFIEKIQYTSFFIAVMIIMGILAMLYMIYMKNQFASRKIESRLGHDKTT, encoded by the coding sequence ATGTCAATGCGTTTTACTTTTTGGATTATGGCTGGAATTGCTGCAATTTCCGGTTTATCACAAGGAATGTTACTACCTACAATCGCCATGATTTTTGAACAAGAAGGAGTTAGTTCAAGTATTAACGGTATTCATGCGACGGCATTATACATCGGGATATTATTTATTTCACCATTTCTTGAAAAACCGATGCAAAGGTTTGGAATGAAACCAATTATCGTAATTGGTGTTTTTCTCGTTATTATTTCATTATTCTTTTTTACACAAACATTTTCATTTTGGGTATGGTTTATTCTTAGATTTCTAGTTGGCGTTGGAGATCATATGCTTCATGTCGGAACACAAACGTGGATTACAACAACGACAGACCCTAGTAAAATAGGTAGGCAAGTATCGATATACGGCGTATTCTGCGGAATTGGTTTTGCAATTGGCCCTTATCTGGCAAGTACAGTTCAGTATGGACTAGCAACGCCATTTATCGTATCTACTATACTTTGCTTAATAGGATGGATTTTACTACTACCAACGAAAAATGCATTCCCAGCACAAGATGAAACGAAAACTGAAAGTGAATCATCATTTTCTCGTTATAAACAAGTCGTGGGATTAGCTTGGATTGCACTTATTGGTCCACTTGCATATGGTGTGCTTGAAGCAATGCTAAATAGTAATTTACCAGTATACGCCCTTCGCAAAGGGTGGTCTGTATCAGATGTTTCTTTCTTAATACCAGCATTCGCGATTGGGGGTATTATTACACAAATTCCGCTCGGTATATTGAGTGATAAATACGGAAGAGACCGTATATTAACGTGGACGTTCAGCATAAGTACAGGAATTTTCCTACTTGCAGCAGTATTTGATCAATACTACTGGATTGTCTTTGCCTGTATGCTTCTAGCAGGTATGGTAATTGGATCATGCTTCTCGTTAGGTCTTGGATTTATGACAGATTTATTACCGAGACACTTACTACCAGCAGGTAATATATTATCCGGAATCGCCTTTAGTCTAGGAAGTATTATGGGTCCTGTATTAGGAGGCGTATTTATAGAAAAAATACAGTATACAAGCTTTTTTATTGCGGTTATGATTATAATGGGAATTCTCGCAATGTTATATATGATCTACATGAAGAATCAATTCGCATCAAGAAAAATAGAAAGTAGGTTAGGGCATGACAAAACAACCTAA
- a CDS encoding NETI motif-containing protein: MTKQPNKKKFEVLENETITDCLARMEQEGYAPSRRMEEPIFHEVKKDGKTEVEPCGRKIVFEGKLK, from the coding sequence ATGACAAAACAACCTAATAAAAAGAAATTTGAAGTACTAGAAAACGAAACAATTACAGACTGTTTAGCACGTATGGAACAAGAAGGATATGCACCGTCTCGTCGCATGGAAGAGCCAATCTTTCATGAAGTGAAGAAAGACGGGAAAACAGAAGTTGAACCGTGTGGTAGAAAAATTGTTTTTGAGGGGAAATTGAAGTAA